A region of uncultured Carboxylicivirga sp. DNA encodes the following proteins:
- a CDS encoding YceI family protein translates to MKVISLIAALLILVSSTTYAQSKKVDTKKSVIEWKGEKVTGEHSGTILFKSGELEFKDSKLTGGEFVVDMTSITNTDLADEEYNKKLVGHLKSDDFFGVATYPESTLELSSVKAKGDAYEVNGKLTIKGKTHPIAFDVKEADGVFTGVMKVDRTKYDVRYGSGKFFDNLGDKVIYDEFTLTFKVFTN, encoded by the coding sequence ATGAAAGTAATATCATTAATTGCTGCACTCTTGATCTTGGTGTCATCAACTACTTATGCGCAGAGTAAAAAAGTAGATACTAAAAAAAGTGTAATCGAGTGGAAGGGTGAAAAAGTTACCGGTGAACATTCAGGTACAATTTTATTCAAATCAGGGGAACTTGAATTTAAAGACAGCAAGCTGACCGGAGGTGAGTTTGTAGTAGATATGACCAGTATTACAAATACAGACCTTGCTGATGAAGAGTATAACAAGAAGTTAGTTGGCCATTTAAAATCAGATGATTTCTTTGGTGTTGCGACTTATCCGGAAAGTACTTTAGAATTGTCATCGGTAAAAGCAAAAGGTGACGCTTATGAGGTAAATGGGAAATTAACCATTAAAGGTAAAACACATCCAATTGCATTTGATGTTAAAGAAGCAGACGGTGTATTTACCGGTGTGATGAAGGTTGATCGTACTAAGTACGACGTGCGTTACGGATCAGGTAAGTTTTTCGATAATTTAGGTGACAAGGTAATTTATGATGAATTTACTTTAACCTTTAAGGTATTTACGAATTAA
- a CDS encoding pitrilysin family protein, protein MKNRFSLLAVTLFIAGLGSANAQLNKINFEEFDLDNGLHVILHQDKTTPNVTVSVMYNVGSKHENPDRTGFAHFFEHLMFEGTENIDRGQYFKIVQNAGGTLNANTSTDRTYYYETLPSNQLELGLWLESERMLHAKVDSLGIATQKKVVIEEKKQSYDNRPYGTLLQETMKRAFSVHPYRWTTIGDPEHIMAAKDEEFQQFYNRFYVPNNAVLVLAGDIEIDETKALIKKYFSDIPKGKADLTYKPVVEPALNGEVRDTVLDNVQLPLILQAYRTPAMNTEDYYALDMLSTLLSKGQSSRLYKALVDDQQKAIQVASFPLGFREPSVALTLALPNMGVEVKDLEEAMDAEITKVQDELISEKEFQKLKNQFENDIVKGNMKVATRANTLARDYTYFGDANLINTELDKYLAVSREDIQRVAKKYLTKDNRVVLYYLPKSQQN, encoded by the coding sequence ATGAAGAATCGCTTTTCGTTACTGGCTGTAACACTCTTTATAGCTGGTTTGGGATCTGCTAATGCCCAATTGAATAAAATTAATTTCGAAGAATTTGATCTGGATAATGGCTTGCATGTTATTCTGCATCAAGACAAAACCACTCCTAATGTAACCGTTTCGGTAATGTACAATGTTGGATCAAAACACGAAAATCCAGACCGTACTGGTTTTGCTCACTTTTTTGAGCACCTGATGTTTGAAGGAACCGAAAATATTGATCGCGGACAATATTTTAAGATTGTACAAAACGCAGGAGGAACCTTAAACGCCAATACATCAACTGATCGTACTTATTACTATGAAACGTTGCCATCTAATCAACTGGAGTTGGGATTGTGGCTGGAATCTGAAAGAATGTTACATGCAAAAGTTGATTCATTGGGTATTGCAACTCAAAAGAAAGTTGTGATTGAAGAGAAGAAACAAAGCTACGATAACCGTCCATACGGAACACTTCTTCAGGAAACCATGAAACGTGCATTCTCAGTTCATCCATATCGTTGGACAACAATTGGAGATCCTGAACATATTATGGCAGCCAAGGATGAAGAGTTTCAACAATTCTACAATCGTTTTTATGTGCCCAACAATGCTGTTTTAGTTTTGGCTGGCGACATTGAAATTGACGAAACCAAAGCATTGATTAAAAAATATTTTTCTGATATACCAAAAGGTAAAGCAGACCTTACTTACAAGCCTGTTGTAGAACCTGCCTTAAATGGTGAAGTACGCGATACCGTACTTGACAATGTACAACTTCCATTGATTTTACAGGCTTACAGAACGCCTGCCATGAATACTGAAGATTATTATGCTCTGGATATGTTGAGCACACTTTTGTCAAAAGGTCAAAGTTCTCGTTTGTATAAAGCATTGGTTGATGATCAGCAAAAAGCCATTCAGGTAGCAAGCTTTCCATTAGGATTTCGTGAGCCTTCTGTTGCACTTACTTTAGCTTTACCAAACATGGGTGTTGAGGTAAAGGATCTTGAAGAAGCAATGGATGCTGAAATTACGAAGGTTCAGGATGAACTAATCTCTGAAAAAGAGTTTCAAAAATTGAAAAATCAGTTTGAGAATGACATCGTTAAAGGTAACATGAAAGTGGCTACACGTGCTAATACTTTGGCTCGTGATTATACCTACTTTGGTGATGCCAATTTAATCAATACTGAGTTGGATAAATATTTGGCTGTTAGTCGTGAGGATATTCAAAGGGTAGCTAAAAAATATTTGACCAAAGATAATCGGGTGGTGTTGTATTACTTACCAAAATCACAACAAAACTAG
- a CDS encoding glutaminase translates to MDDLIATEKLKASIPEILEEIQKEVAPLLSMGQVANYIPELGDVDQNYFGMAVRFLDGTTFETGDSQTTFSIQSISKVFSLTQAFALLKENLWNRLGKEPSGNPFNSLIQLENENGKPRNPFINAGAIVIADIITHHFEDPLNTILDFMREVSFNKKLTINMNVLQSEKNYGHRNAALAHFMKSYGNIYSEVEEVLDVYFGHCSVEMNCFDLATAFLYLANHGIHPLSGKTYLNASQTKRLNALMLTCGTYDAAGEFAFKVGLPGKSGVGGGIAGIIPGLLSIAVWSPGLDKCGNSLAGTKALELFTTKTGISIF, encoded by the coding sequence ATGGATGATCTCATTGCCACCGAAAAATTAAAGGCATCTATCCCGGAAATATTAGAGGAGATTCAAAAAGAAGTCGCTCCTTTACTTTCAATGGGTCAGGTTGCCAATTACATTCCGGAGCTAGGCGATGTTGATCAAAACTATTTTGGAATGGCAGTACGCTTTTTAGATGGAACCACTTTTGAGACAGGTGACAGCCAAACCACTTTCTCTATCCAAAGTATTTCAAAGGTTTTTAGTCTAACCCAGGCCTTTGCCTTGCTAAAAGAAAATCTTTGGAACCGTCTGGGGAAAGAACCTTCCGGCAATCCTTTTAACTCATTGATTCAACTTGAAAATGAGAATGGAAAACCACGAAATCCTTTTATCAACGCAGGTGCCATCGTTATTGCAGATATCATCACTCATCATTTCGAGGATCCCTTAAATACTATCCTGGATTTTATGAGGGAGGTAAGCTTTAATAAAAAGCTTACCATCAATATGAATGTTCTGCAATCAGAAAAAAATTACGGTCACCGGAATGCGGCTCTTGCTCATTTTATGAAAAGCTACGGTAACATTTATTCTGAAGTAGAGGAAGTACTCGATGTGTACTTCGGGCATTGCTCCGTTGAGATGAATTGCTTTGATTTGGCAACTGCCTTTTTATATCTTGCCAATCATGGCATACACCCGCTAAGTGGTAAAACCTACTTAAATGCCAGTCAGACCAAGCGATTAAATGCTCTGATGTTAACATGTGGAACTTACGACGCGGCAGGTGAGTTTGCCTTTAAAGTAGGTTTACCCGGGAAAAGTGGTGTTGGCGGTGGTATTGCGGGTATTATTCCCGGATTGCTGTCCATTGCCGTTTGGAGCCCGGGATTAGACAAATGTGGTAATTCATTGGCTGGCACAAAAGCTTTAGAACTATTTACAACTAAAACAGGTATATCCATTTTCTAA
- the polA gene encoding DNA polymerase I — protein MSIQGEKKDLYLLDAYALIFRAYYAFIRNPRINSKGFNTSAIFGFTNSLLEILTKENPSHIAVVFDPSGPTFRHEEYPEYKANRDATPEDIRKSVPYIKQLIEALNIPVIVKDGFEADDVIGTLSAKASEKGYKTFMVTPDKDYAQLVKDNVFMYKPRSKGGGNDIWGVEEVKENFSVNDPMQVIDILALWGDAADNIPGCPGVGEKRAKDMIQSYGSIDGIYENIEELKGKQKENMINFKDQVKLSYHLATIRLDVPIELDEKALEREKPNLNAVSKLFEELEFKNLMSRINSLYGTAPVQGDLFGSPVQESAEETFEIVTSFKNINDITHHYYLVNNEMKLASLRAELSVQKRFCFDTETTSVNAMEAELVGMSFSWKEHEAYYVPVPADKEKAKTIVDSFKAIFEDDNITKIAQNLKYDMLILKNNGINISGPFFDTMVAHHLLYPGMKSGMDYMAETYLSYTPISYESVVGPKGVKQKNMRDIDPAIVCDYAAEDADITLQLANKFEKEIAESDVKELFDEIEMPLIEVLAEMEFQGVRLDDAALKDFALQLKETISDLESKIIELAGMDFNISSPKQVGEVLFEHLKIDDKAKKTKSGQYSTNEETLQKLKDKHEIIPVILEYRGLVKLLNTYVEALPKLINTSTHKIHTSYNQAIVVTGRLSSTNPNLQNIPIRDENGKEIRKAFTATDDDHEFLSADYSQVELRLMAHFSKDDNLIDAFNRGEDIHAATAAKIFKVPLEEVTADMRRKAKTANFGIIYGISAFGLAERLTIPRKEAKEIIDGYFDSFPGVKTFMDECIANARDKGYVETLHHRKRNLSDINSRNAVVRGVAERNAINAPIQGTAADIIKQAMVNIYQRFKNENIQSKMILQVHDELNFDVLKSETEKVKSIVKQEMENAVKISVPLDVDMGVGQNWLEAH, from the coding sequence ATGTCCATTCAAGGAGAAAAGAAAGATTTATATTTACTGGATGCGTATGCTTTAATTTTCAGAGCTTATTATGCATTCATCCGAAATCCTCGCATCAATTCGAAAGGATTTAATACCTCAGCCATATTCGGTTTCACCAATTCTTTACTGGAAATATTAACCAAAGAAAATCCCAGTCACATTGCTGTTGTATTCGATCCTTCAGGCCCAACATTTCGCCATGAAGAATATCCTGAATACAAGGCTAACAGAGATGCCACTCCGGAAGATATCAGAAAATCTGTTCCCTATATCAAACAATTAATTGAAGCATTGAATATTCCGGTAATTGTAAAAGACGGATTTGAAGCGGATGATGTTATCGGAACCTTATCTGCAAAAGCATCCGAAAAGGGATACAAAACTTTTATGGTAACTCCTGATAAGGATTATGCCCAGTTAGTTAAAGACAACGTTTTCATGTATAAGCCCCGCAGCAAGGGAGGCGGCAATGACATCTGGGGTGTTGAAGAAGTAAAAGAAAATTTCTCGGTTAATGATCCAATGCAGGTTATTGATATCCTGGCGCTTTGGGGCGATGCTGCGGATAATATACCTGGGTGTCCGGGTGTTGGTGAAAAGAGAGCCAAAGACATGATCCAGAGTTATGGCAGCATTGATGGGATATATGAAAACATCGAAGAACTGAAAGGAAAGCAAAAGGAAAATATGATTAATTTTAAAGATCAGGTAAAGTTATCATATCATTTGGCTACCATTAGATTAGATGTTCCAATTGAACTTGATGAAAAGGCTTTGGAGCGTGAAAAACCCAACCTCAACGCTGTTAGCAAACTGTTTGAAGAACTGGAATTTAAAAATTTAATGTCCCGTATCAATAGTTTGTACGGTACCGCTCCTGTTCAGGGCGATCTTTTTGGTTCCCCGGTTCAGGAATCTGCCGAAGAAACTTTTGAAATAGTTACTTCCTTTAAAAATATCAATGATATTACACATCATTATTATCTGGTTAATAATGAAATGAAATTAGCCTCATTAAGAGCTGAGCTAAGTGTTCAAAAACGATTTTGTTTTGATACCGAAACTACCTCTGTAAATGCCATGGAGGCTGAATTGGTTGGTATGTCGTTTAGCTGGAAAGAGCATGAAGCATATTATGTTCCGGTACCTGCCGATAAAGAAAAAGCAAAAACCATAGTTGATAGTTTCAAAGCAATTTTTGAAGATGATAACATTACCAAAATAGCACAAAACCTGAAGTATGACATGTTGATTTTAAAGAACAACGGAATCAACATTTCAGGACCTTTCTTCGATACCATGGTAGCTCATCACCTGCTTTATCCGGGTATGAAAAGTGGAATGGACTATATGGCCGAAACATATCTAAGCTACACACCTATCTCTTACGAATCGGTTGTAGGTCCCAAAGGTGTAAAGCAAAAAAACATGAGGGATATCGATCCCGCCATCGTTTGTGATTATGCAGCCGAAGATGCTGATATCACTTTACAACTGGCTAATAAATTTGAAAAAGAAATTGCAGAAAGTGATGTTAAAGAGTTGTTTGATGAAATTGAAATGCCATTAATTGAGGTTTTGGCTGAGATGGAATTTCAGGGTGTTAGATTGGATGATGCAGCATTGAAAGATTTTGCATTACAATTAAAAGAAACGATTTCTGATCTGGAATCAAAAATTATTGAACTGGCTGGAATGGATTTCAATATTTCCAGTCCAAAGCAAGTTGGTGAAGTTTTATTTGAACATCTGAAAATTGATGATAAGGCTAAAAAAACCAAATCAGGTCAATACAGTACGAATGAGGAAACACTTCAGAAGTTAAAAGATAAACATGAAATTATTCCGGTAATTCTGGAATATCGTGGCTTAGTTAAACTACTGAATACGTACGTAGAAGCATTACCTAAATTAATCAATACTTCAACACATAAAATACATACAAGCTATAATCAGGCAATTGTTGTTACAGGACGTTTAAGCAGTACCAACCCAAATCTTCAGAACATTCCTATCCGTGATGAAAACGGAAAAGAAATAAGAAAAGCTTTTACAGCAACCGATGATGATCATGAGTTTTTATCTGCTGACTATTCTCAGGTTGAATTGCGATTGATGGCCCACTTCAGTAAAGATGATAATTTAATTGATGCCTTTAACAGAGGCGAAGATATTCATGCAGCCACAGCAGCCAAAATTTTTAAGGTGCCATTGGAAGAAGTTACTGCCGACATGCGACGCAAGGCAAAAACTGCTAATTTTGGTATTATTTACGGCATATCAGCTTTTGGTTTAGCCGAACGTTTAACAATACCTCGTAAAGAAGCCAAAGAGATCATTGATGGCTATTTTGATAGTTTTCCGGGTGTAAAAACTTTTATGGATGAATGCATAGCCAATGCAAGAGACAAAGGTTATGTTGAAACACTGCATCATCGTAAAAGAAACCTGAGTGATATTAATTCGAGAAATGCAGTTGTAAGAGGTGTAGCTGAGCGAAATGCCATTAATGCCCCCATCCAAGGAACTGCAGCGGACATTATCAAACAAGCAATGGTAAACATTTACCAACGCTTTAAAAATGAAAATATACAATCAAAAATGATATTGCAGGTTCATGATGAATTGAACTTTGATGTTTTAAAATCAGAAACCGAAAAAGTAAAATCGATTGTAAAACAGGAAATGGAGAATGCAGTAAAAATTTCTGTTCCACTAGATGTAGATATGGGAGTAGGACAAAACTGGCTTGAAGCACATTAA
- a CDS encoding 4-hydroxy-3-methylbut-2-enyl diphosphate reductase, with the protein MIKVEIDTHSGFCFGVRKAIEAADRMLSDGNDVYCVGDIVHNDAEAERLRKLGMNIISYNNIEEIKEGTVLFRAHGEPPASYRLITNAGLKLQDETCPVVLKLQDRIKKAYKQLKEINGQLVIFGKRGHAEVIGLEGQCEGNAIVIENEAEIDLIDFNRPVEIFSQTTKDPEHLKRIVEFIESRKGDSITWHNTTCKQVTGRVPKLKAFAKQHDVIIFVGGKKSSNAKVLFVACCDVNIKSYFVSEASEVMEEWFVDAKSSVGVCGATSTPQWQMEEVAQRISSLL; encoded by the coding sequence ATGATTAAAGTCGAAATAGATACTCATTCGGGCTTTTGTTTTGGTGTACGTAAAGCGATAGAAGCTGCTGACCGCATGCTTAGCGATGGTAATGACGTTTACTGCGTTGGCGACATTGTTCATAATGATGCAGAGGCAGAACGTTTGCGAAAGCTGGGAATGAACATCATTTCATACAATAATATCGAAGAAATAAAAGAAGGAACAGTGCTGTTCAGAGCACACGGAGAACCACCGGCATCATATCGTTTAATTACCAATGCCGGACTAAAACTCCAGGACGAGACTTGTCCTGTTGTGTTGAAATTGCAGGACCGGATAAAAAAAGCGTATAAGCAACTTAAAGAAATAAACGGACAGTTGGTGATTTTTGGGAAGCGTGGTCATGCCGAAGTAATTGGACTCGAAGGACAATGTGAAGGGAATGCCATAGTAATTGAAAATGAAGCGGAAATTGATCTGATTGATTTTAATCGTCCTGTTGAAATTTTTTCTCAAACAACTAAAGATCCGGAACATCTTAAGCGTATTGTTGAGTTTATAGAATCCCGTAAAGGAGATAGCATCACCTGGCATAATACAACCTGTAAACAGGTTACCGGTCGCGTTCCAAAGTTGAAAGCATTTGCCAAACAGCATGATGTTATCATTTTTGTTGGTGGTAAAAAAAGTAGTAACGCTAAAGTTTTATTTGTGGCTTGCTGCGATGTAAACATCAAAAGTTATTTTGTTTCAGAAGCTTCAGAGGTTATGGAAGAATGGTTTGTTGATGCAAAATCATCTGTTGGAGTTTGTGGTGCCACATCAACACCTCAGTGGCAAATGGAAGAAGTAGCTCAAAGAATATCTTCTCTTTTGTAA
- a CDS encoding pitrilysin family protein, with protein MKKTLFLFLSVLLAISTNAQLDRSKMPAAGPAPKINIKDAETFELKNGLKVIVVENHNVPVVSYSLSLDIDPIVEGEKAGYVSLAGDLMRSGTTTKTKAEIDEAIDFIGASLSTNSRSIYASSLKKHSGELLDLLVDVLYNPVFPQEELDKAVKQLLTSIKADKDEPSSIANNVTGALIYGKDHPYGEIMTEQTVESITVDDIKNYYQTYFRPNVAYLVIVGDITLKDAKKQAKTYFGKWEAKDVPEHKYEMPAKFDGPKVVVANKDAANQSTIDLTYTVNLKPGDTDLIKARVMNGILGGGSSGRLFQNLREDKAFTYGAYSSLSSDDLIGSFSASAQVRTSVTDSAFTEIIYEMNKMRNELVDAADLDLVKNMIAGSFSRSLEDPATVARFALNIQKYNLPKDYYQTYLEKLSAVTVEDIQAMAQKYLTPDNALILAVGNVPEMKKTLKKFSNSGEVTMYNYYGEEVKSMPLPEGLTAEKVIDDYVVALGGADAVNAIQNYHLEGKMSIQGMALTMKMYSSRPNKLCVETYMGESLVSKQVCNGEAGKMISPMGEQKIEGDQLESMKAEAIIFPETQFAELGFKAEVLGSEDVDGEDAYKLKITNPFGKEQVVFFSRESGLKIKEVSETPQGNVISTITEYTEVEGVKFPKVMKQAVGPQSFEIVFDQISVNDDSDKGKYEI; from the coding sequence ATGAAGAAAACATTATTTTTATTTTTAAGTGTTTTGCTTGCCATTTCAACAAATGCGCAACTTGATCGCAGCAAGATGCCGGCAGCCGGACCTGCTCCCAAAATTAATATTAAAGATGCCGAAACGTTTGAGCTTAAAAATGGCTTGAAAGTAATTGTGGTTGAAAACCATAACGTTCCGGTTGTTTCTTATAGCCTTTCGCTTGATATTGATCCTATTGTTGAAGGCGAAAAAGCCGGATACGTTTCATTGGCCGGTGATTTAATGCGTTCGGGAACTACAACTAAAACCAAAGCAGAAATCGATGAAGCCATTGATTTTATTGGCGCGAGTCTTTCTACCAACTCAAGAAGTATTTATGCCAGTTCATTGAAAAAGCATTCTGGCGAATTACTTGATCTATTGGTTGATGTATTGTATAACCCAGTCTTTCCTCAGGAAGAATTGGATAAGGCGGTTAAGCAATTATTGACCTCCATCAAAGCTGATAAAGACGAGCCATCTTCAATTGCCAATAATGTTACAGGAGCATTGATTTATGGAAAAGATCATCCTTACGGTGAAATAATGACTGAACAAACGGTTGAAAGTATCACCGTTGATGATATCAAAAATTACTACCAAACATATTTTCGTCCGAATGTAGCTTACCTTGTAATTGTTGGTGATATCACTTTGAAAGATGCTAAAAAGCAAGCTAAAACATATTTTGGTAAATGGGAAGCGAAAGATGTACCAGAACATAAATATGAAATGCCAGCCAAATTTGATGGACCTAAAGTAGTTGTTGCTAATAAAGATGCAGCTAATCAATCAACTATTGATCTTACTTATACTGTTAATTTAAAACCAGGCGATACTGATTTAATCAAAGCGCGTGTGATGAATGGTATTTTAGGTGGTGGTTCAAGTGGTCGTTTGTTCCAGAATTTACGTGAGGATAAAGCCTTCACTTACGGTGCTTATTCGTCACTTAGTTCAGATGATTTGATTGGTTCTTTTTCTGCTTCTGCACAGGTAAGAACCAGTGTTACAGACAGTGCTTTTACCGAGATTATTTATGAAATGAATAAGATGCGCAACGAGCTTGTTGATGCAGCTGATCTGGATCTGGTAAAAAATATGATTGCCGGTAGTTTTTCACGTTCATTGGAAGATCCTGCTACGGTAGCTCGTTTTGCTCTTAATATTCAAAAGTACAATTTGCCAAAAGATTATTATCAAACCTATTTGGAGAAATTAAGTGCAGTAACAGTTGAAGATATTCAGGCGATGGCTCAAAAATATCTGACTCCTGATAATGCTTTGATTTTAGCAGTTGGTAATGTACCTGAAATGAAGAAGACGTTAAAGAAATTCAGTAATTCAGGTGAAGTTACCATGTATAATTATTATGGAGAAGAAGTAAAGTCGATGCCTTTACCAGAAGGATTGACAGCTGAGAAAGTGATTGATGATTATGTGGTTGCTCTCGGTGGAGCTGATGCTGTTAATGCTATTCAAAACTATCATCTGGAAGGTAAAATGTCGATACAGGGAATGGCACTTACCATGAAGATGTATAGCAGTCGTCCAAATAAATTATGCGTAGAGACTTATATGGGTGAAAGCCTGGTTTCGAAACAGGTATGTAATGGTGAAGCTGGTAAAATGATAAGTCCAATGGGCGAACAGAAAATTGAAGGTGATCAGTTGGAATCGATGAAAGCAGAAGCCATTATTTTTCCGGAAACTCAATTTGCTGAATTAGGATTCAAAGCTGAAGTATTGGGTTCTGAAGATGTTGATGGGGAAGATGCTTATAAATTGAAGATTACTAATCCATTTGGTAAGGAACAAGTCGTGTTTTTTAGTCGTGAGAGTGGATTAAAAATTAAAGAAGTTAGTGAAACGCCTCAGGGCAATGTAATTAGCACAATTACTGAGTATACTGAAGTAGAAGGTGTAAAATTTCCGAAAGTGATGAAGCAGGCAGTTGGTCCACAATCTTTTGAGATTGTATTTGATCAAATATCTGTGAATGACGATAGTGATAAAGGCAAATATGAAATTTAA
- a CDS encoding DUF6048 family protein: MPKMLKYILSISLLASCINSFSQQTNEEEKKKTPFEPGIAVGLNVGTFITPFFEPERIGMEATGRIKFNRKWFAVGELGYENVSFDKESYNYDSNGSFLRLGIDYNIFKVEETGNNDNIILGFRYGFGVADYKSDRFTVTDGYWGDYLGSIGSGTSTAHWGEFVFGLRSEIFKNFYMGWSARFRLLALTNNTQQLEPYAIPGYGKNDNRTNVGFTYNLEYYLPLKKKK; encoded by the coding sequence ATGCCGAAAATGTTAAAATATATATTGAGTATTAGTCTACTCGCTTCCTGTATTAATTCTTTTTCTCAGCAAACAAATGAAGAGGAAAAGAAAAAAACACCTTTCGAACCAGGTATTGCCGTTGGTCTCAATGTGGGTACATTTATTACTCCATTTTTCGAACCAGAGCGAATTGGTATGGAAGCAACTGGTAGAATCAAATTCAATCGCAAATGGTTTGCCGTTGGTGAACTTGGATACGAAAATGTTTCGTTTGATAAAGAATCATATAATTACGATTCAAACGGAAGTTTTCTTCGTCTGGGTATTGATTACAATATTTTTAAAGTAGAAGAAACAGGCAACAACGATAACATTATTCTGGGTTTCAGGTATGGTTTTGGTGTTGCCGATTATAAAAGCGACCGTTTTACCGTTACCGATGGTTATTGGGGCGATTATTTAGGCTCGATTGGAAGCGGAACCTCTACGGCTCACTGGGGAGAATTTGTATTTGGTCTGCGATCTGAAATATTTAAAAACTTTTATATGGGCTGGAGTGCTCGTTTCAGATTACTGGCTTTGACCAATAATACACAACAATTAGAACCTTACGCCATTCCTGGATACGGCAAAAATGATAATCGAACCAACGTTGGATTTACCTATAATCTTGAATATTATTTGCCGTTAAAGAAAAAGAAATAA
- a CDS encoding DUF6452 family protein: MHYIRKIKWLVIIIAAAFYACDDNKFCLSNQHAIQATFYSLSSGSENDTTLTGIYIWGANREDSLIYDSLNISQLFLPTNLNADSTIFIIKQSVLVNNQVRSDSDFVQFNYSRHLNHVSSECGMTFNLVLDTIIYTNNIIDSVSIGYANVNYGEDAENVKIYIEY, encoded by the coding sequence ATGCACTATATTCGTAAAATAAAATGGCTGGTAATAATAATAGCTGCAGCCTTTTATGCCTGTGATGACAACAAGTTTTGTTTGTCGAATCAACACGCTATTCAGGCAACCTTTTATTCATTATCATCCGGATCAGAAAACGATACAACCCTAACAGGAATATATATTTGGGGAGCAAATCGTGAAGATTCACTTATTTATGACAGTTTAAATATCAGTCAATTGTTTCTGCCAACAAATCTTAATGCTGACAGTACCATTTTCATCATTAAACAATCTGTTCTGGTAAATAATCAGGTTCGATCCGATTCGGATTTTGTGCAGTTCAATTACTCACGTCACCTGAACCATGTATCAAGCGAATGTGGAATGACGTTCAACCTGGTTTTAGACACCATTATTTATACAAATAATATAATCGATTCTGTTAGCATTGGATATGCCAACGTAAATTATGGAGAAGATGCCGAAAATGTTAAAATATATATTGAGTATTAG
- the cmk gene encoding (d)CMP kinase, translated as MQLKKGVIAIDGHSSCGKSTVAKDLAKELGYVYIDTGAMYRAVTLFAMQNGLVNDGEILLVELQNKLNDISITFRYQPEEKLNETFLNGVSVEDEIRGLEVSNNVSTVSTIAFVRHRMVELQQEMGREGGIVMDGRDIGTVVFPDADLKLFMTASPEIRAQRRFDELKAKNPTDNSLSFDSILENVKHRDHVDSTREESPLKMADDAVLLDNSHMNKQEQMDWIMAVLHERNLA; from the coding sequence ATGCAATTGAAAAAAGGAGTTATAGCCATTGACGGGCATTCGTCGTGTGGGAAAAGTACAGTAGCCAAAGATTTAGCAAAAGAGTTGGGATATGTTTATATCGATACAGGTGCTATGTATCGGGCTGTTACTTTATTTGCCATGCAGAATGGACTGGTAAATGATGGTGAGATTCTTTTGGTTGAATTGCAGAATAAACTCAATGATATAAGTATCACTTTCAGATATCAACCAGAGGAGAAGTTGAATGAAACTTTTCTTAATGGGGTAAGTGTTGAAGACGAAATTAGAGGTCTGGAGGTAAGCAATAATGTCAGCACAGTCAGCACCATTGCCTTTGTACGTCATCGTATGGTTGAATTACAGCAGGAAATGGGCAGGGAAGGTGGAATTGTGATGGATGGCCGGGATATCGGAACGGTTGTCTTTCCGGATGCCGATTTAAAGCTTTTTATGACTGCATCTCCTGAAATACGTGCTCAGCGTCGTTTTGATGAATTAAAGGCAAAAAATCCTACCGATAATAGTCTTTCTTTTGATTCTATATTGGAGAATGTAAAGCATCGCGATCACGTGGATAGTACACGCGAAGAAAGTCCCTTGAAAATGGCTGATGATGCTGTTTTGCTTGATAACAGCCACATGAATAAACAGGAGCAGATGGACTGGATAATGGCTGTTTTGCATGAACGTAATCTGGCATAA